One Salmo salar chromosome ssa01, Ssal_v3.1, whole genome shotgun sequence DNA window includes the following coding sequences:
- the LOC106563304 gene encoding C-C chemokine receptor type 7: protein MDATEWIEAFIRGLMCLLGILGNNWLCLRSLPGPKSSLRTNEVLFINLAVSNLITNYLVDLPDTMADFVGHWFLGEAYCCVVQFCSDLSETSSVFSTLFISVFWYQKLVGSLKRGGAPVQLDSLRLVACLLVGSWIVAVVFSVPQLFFVRMESGNESHDDCIEIFPSQTARQTYEPLYLTFANALPIAGIAFASIQIVITLLRNQTRIQGLTSDHHKGTANSLPNNGPSVVHSSISSPLYQVDIGDNIVRAPADLKRSSQPPAKPSPGSGTQVRAAKSVVAVATVFVVCWVTHLLLMMASNIHTSSLVLELASYIGSSYTCIIPYIFLYGVKKLSCSCRG from the coding sequence ATGGATGCAACGGAGTGGATCGAAGCCTTCATCCGAGGGCTGATGTGTCTGCTAGGGATCCTGGGGAACAACTGGCTTTGTCTCCGCTCTCTCCCTGGACCCAAGTCCAGTCTCCGCACCAATGAGGtcctcttcatcaacctggccgtCTCCAACCTCATCACCAACTACCTGGTGGACCTGCCCGATACCATGGCTGACTTTGTTGGCCACTGGTTCCTGGGGGAAGCCTACTGCTGTGTGGTCCAGTTCTGCTCTGACCTGTCAGAGACCAGCAGTGTCTTCTCCACCTTGTTTATTAGTGTGTTCTGGTACCAGAAGCTGGTGGGGTCTTTGAAACGCGGAGGAGCTCCAGTCCAGCTGGATAGCCTCCGTCTCGTAGCCTGTCTCCTGGTTGGCAGCTGGATAGTGGCTGTGGTATTCAGTGTTCCACAATTATTCTTTGTCCGAATGGAGAGTGGAAATGAGAGCCACGATGACTGTATAGAAATCTTTCCCTCCCAAACTGCAAGGCAGACCTATGAGCCGTTGTATCTGACCTTCGCTAACGCCCTCCCCATCGCTGGAATAGCGTTTGCTAGCATCCAGATTGTGATCACTCTGCTAAGGAACCAGACACGTATCCAGGGCCTGACTTCGGACCATCACAAGGGGACAGCTAATTCTTTACCTAACAATGGACCCTCAGTTGTACACAGCTCGATCAGTTCCCCCCTCTACCAGGTCGATATCGGGGACAACATAGTCAGAGCTCCAGCCGATCTGAAGAGGTCCTCTCAGCCTCCAGCTAAGCCCAGCCCAGGCTCAGGTACTCAGGTGAGGGCAGCCAAGAGCGTGGTGGCTGTGGCCACTGTGTTTGTGGTGTGCTGGGTGACCCACCTGCTGCTGATGATGGCCAGCAACATCCACACGTCCTCCTTGGTGTTGGAGCTGGCCAGCTACATCGGATCCTCTTACACCTGCATCATCCCCTACATCTTCCTCTATGGAGTAAAAAAACTGTCTTGCTCCTGCAGAGGGTAG
- the LOC106563940 gene encoding palmitoyltransferase ZDHHC8B translates to MPTSGSERIKASAFIPVSTAAVLLVGSTTLFFVFTCPWLAATVSIYVPPCSGILFFFVLANFTMATFMDAGVLPMANEDEDKDDDFRAPLYKNVDVKGVQVRMKWCASCHFYRPPRCSHCSVCDHCVEDFDHHCPWVNNCIGRRNYRYFFLFLLSLTLHMVGVLSGGLLYILHHLEDLWKLHCTVTLVVVSVSGLFFVPVLGLTGFHLYLVSRGRTTNEQVTGKFQGGVNPFTQGCCGNLEYLICSPISPKYTARPIKKSTVRIIPPFLRPETDRQIPIIKVEDNGVQCHDNLNKRPSTDGMEEPDIRRLDTPPPLPPKPDHNVLRRHLATLEESGLHPKPVTPSPGQTLQQLRPLPQSASKAPPPSPVHQVAVAPEQQGGSSRRHDLSSELILGRLDQQLAFPSGPMSSPLQLNSLTLNSRSLTLKHAYRHHNKLPVLYPEGLISHQVSPGLFPPHNPLSNRNSLSYDSLVNSSDAHYLAQQGGPPLHYHPHFMTLGHEGSVLQRPPPHTYSPMFMGVTRQSPQPRDTSPRDPSLRDLTPQALTSRDLSPQALMHRDLSQQALIHREASPVRYDNLSKTIMVSIQERREMEERDRMLRMQARSQALYGCPDMGLYDIPSRRSLPVDSMRLPGSRAPTPPAYGSREFLMSTGILGYGGTRSPLSSASSSSLTRAPRTSSSPLQSSSSLQSKGRSPSPAYLPPNRQAQPSSSSSSTLPSTLSSASPPDAPP, encoded by the exons ATGCCCACCAGCGGCAGTGAGAGAATTAAAGCCAGCGCGTTTATTCCAGTGTCCACCGCTGCAGTCCTCCTCGTCGGGTCCACCACTTTATTCTTTGTCTTTAC GTGCCCGTGGCTGGCAGCGACTGTGTCAATCTACGTGCCACCATGCAGTGGCATCCTCTTCTTCTTTGTCTTGGCCAATTTCACCATGGCAACCTTTATGGATGCGGGTGTTCTCCCTATGG CCAATGAGGACGAGGACAAGGACGATGACTTCCGCGCCCCGCTCTACAAGAACGTGGACGTGAAGGGTGTCCAGGTCCGGATGAAGTGGTGTGCCTCCTGCCACTTCTACAGACCTCCACGATGCTCCCACTGCAGTGTCTGTGACCACTGTGTAGag GACTTTGACCACCACTGTCCCTGGGTGAACAACTGTATCGGGAGGCGGAACTACCGCTACTTCTTCCTGTTTCTCCTGTCACTCACGCTGCACATGGTGGGCGTGCTCTCCGGTGGCCTGCTCTACATCCTACACCATCTGGAAGACCTATGGAAGCTGCACTGTACTGTCAC CCTGGTGGTGGTGAGTGTATCAGGTCTGTTCTTCGTTCCTGTCCTGGGCCTCACAGGGTTCCACCTCTACCTGGTGTCTAGGGGCCGAACCACCAATGAGCAG GTTACTGGGAAGTTTCAAGGAGGGGTCAACCCTTTCACACAAGGTTGCTGTGGCAACTTGGAGTATCTCATATGCAGTCCCATTTCTCCAAA GTATACAGCGAGGCCCATTAAGAAATCAACAGTTCGCATCATTCCTCCATTCCTGAgaccagagactgacagacagatacCAATTATTAAGGTTGAGGATAACGGCGTCCAGTGTCATGATAACCTAAATAAA CGCCCGTCCACTGACGGTATGGAAGAGCCAGACATCCGGCGTCTGGACACCCCGCCACCTCTGCCCCCTAAACCAGACCACAACGTGCTGAGGAGGCACCTAGCAACACTTGAAG AGAGTGGTCTGCATCCCAAACCAGTGACCCCTTCCCCTGGGCAGACCCTGCAGCAGCTCAGGCCGTTACCGCAGTCCGCATCTAAGGCACCACCCCCCTCACCTGTCCATCAG GTGGCTGTGGCACCAGAGCAGCAAGGGGGCAGCAGTAGACGTCATGACCTGTCATCAGAGCTCATCCTGGGCAGATTGGACCAGCAGCTAGCCTTCCCATCCGGTCCCATGTCCTCTCCACTCCAGCTCAACTCTCTCACCCTCAACTCCCGCTCCCTCACCCTCAAACACGCCTATCGCCACCACAACAAGCTGCCGGTCTTGTACCCAGAGGGTCTGATCTCCCATCAGGTGTCTCCGGGCTTGTTCCCCCCTCACAACCCCCTGTCCAACCGCAACAGCCTCTCCTATGACAGCCTGGTGAACTCAAGTGATGCCCACTACCTGGCCCAGCAAGGGGGACCCCCACTTCATTACCACCCGCACTTCATGACCCTGGGACATGAAGGCAGTGTGCTGCAGCGGCCCCCTCCACACACCTACAGCCCCATGTTCATGGGGGTCACCAGGCAATCTCCCCAGCCCAGGGACACCTCACCCAGGGATCCCTCTCTACGGGACCTCACCCCTCAGGCCCTCACCTCCCGGGACCTCTCTCCTCAGGCCCTGATGCACAGGGACCTCTCCCAGCAAGCCTTGATCCACCGGGAGGCCTCTCCGGTCCGCTATGACAACCTCTCCAAGACCATCATGGTGTCCATTCAGGAGCGgcgggagatggaggagagggacaggatgcTGCGGATGCAGGCCAGGTCCCAGGCCCTGTACGGCTGCCCAGACATGGGGTTGTACGACATCCCCAGCAGACGCAGCCTCCCTGTGGACAGCATGCGCCTCCCAGGGTCACGCGCCCCCACCCCGCCCGCATACGGCTCCAGGGAGTTCCTGATGAGCACTGGTATTTTGGGGTACGGGGGTACGAGGTCGCCCCTCTCCAGCGCCTCGTCGTCCTCTCTGACCCGAGCCCCCAGGACTTCCAGCTCCCCcctgcagagcagcagcagcctgCAGAGTAAGGGTCGTTCCCCCTCCCCAGCCTACCTCCCCCCAAACAGGCAGGCccagccctcatcctcctcctcctccacactgccCAGCACCCtttcctctgcctctcccccAGATGCCCCCCCATAA